Proteins encoded by one window of Mercenaria mercenaria strain notata chromosome 4, MADL_Memer_1, whole genome shotgun sequence:
- the LOC123551242 gene encoding uncharacterized protein LOC123551242, which yields MCRECADIVMDCRTKTQPLECSDYCISYKVGLELKRMRATTCALPSNISNGFVHPHSNASTHIAINTTVTISCKEGFSLHGVKTKTCLGDDKWTKGEFPYCLHNSYILNLWKIYQRRINKQRMVSLTSPAKSYSSVKSGTDSFEQNEFCTLIDNETLTQNQQEDAEEETEKKAEYLTYTEAEGSSQSSNAVPSKPPTDLNPDSYQGMSSNPVVNNTVTVSLHLINERESTTQHQADQSKYKEEKRADRRDNKSEEKQPKENLAADKTPVKESQETVQALQETQKGIPSEDAKPLHLQNENDFARNEPNLVGYQDRAFAATGSRTKQVPCPIT from the exons ATGTGTCGAGAGTGTGCAGATATTGTCATGGACTGTAGAACGAAAACTCAGCCTTTGGAATGTTCTGACTATTGTATTT CTTACAAGGTTGGACTAGAACTAAAAAGAATGAGAG CAACAACGTGCGCGCTTCCCAGCAATATTTCTAATGGTTTTGTACACCCTCATTCAAACGCAAGTACACATATCGCTATAAACACAACAGTGACAATCAGCTGTAAAGAGGGATTCTCCTTACATGGAGTTAAAACAAAGACGTGTCTTGGAGATGACAAATGGACAAAAGGAGAATTCCCATATTGTCTTCACAATTCTTACATTT TAAACCTTTGGAAAATATATCAGCGCCGGATAAACAAACAACGGATGGTGTCGCTTACCTCGCCTGCAAAGTCTTACTCATCTGTGAAAAGTGGAACAGATTCGTTTGAACAGAATGAATTTTGCACATTGATAGATAATGAGACATTAACACAAAATCAACAAGAAGATGCAGAAGAAGAAACTGAAAAGAAGGCGGAATATCTGACCTATACCGAAGCTGAAGGTTCCAGTCAGTCATCAAATGCCGTTCCATCGAAGCCACCAACTGACTTAAACCCTGATAGCTATCAAGGCATGAGTAGCAATCCTGTTGTAAACAATACGGTAACTGTCTCATTGCATCTTATCAACGAGCGGGAAAGCACCACACAACATCAGGCTGATCAAAGTAAATATAAAGAGGAAAAACGTGCGGACAGGAGAGACAATAAATCCGAAGAAAAACAACCGAAAGAAAATTTGGCAGCTGACAAAACGCCAGTCAAAGAATCACAAGAAACAGTTCAGGCATTGCAAGAAACGCAGAAAGGAATACCAAGTGAAGATGCCAAACCACTTCACCTCCAAAATGAGAATGACTTTGCACGAAACGAGCCAAATTTGGTTGGCTATCAGGACCGAGCTTTTGCTGCAACTGGCTCACGTACTAAGCAAGTGCCATGCCCGATAACCTAA